In a single window of the Streptomyces sp. NBC_00285 genome:
- a CDS encoding sensor histidine kinase: MLIRLRSAYRRMRLGTRLALGLGVLALAVFGVVGTALTTYMRDYLSAQLNEQLSLAQVAQSKSIAESGTLAGKKYWNWYYAVYDIKDGVPELRKPEDPTDLPKDVAEFTTVAKAQTTAHTEVVATEHLQGEGDYRLRACEVEPGVVLVSAAPMDDIDATVRRLITVQVVAFGLALLVLVVIGRKLLRRGLKPLSDMAYTAHGIASHDLTETAARLPLRADKRGGGPEVEELRTAFNTMLEHIDDSLAVRAEAEQRLRRFVADASHELRTPLMSVRGYADLFQYAAANAPEERDKHLARLRAEAARMGFLLDDLLLLARLDAAEVETPLRPVEVDLVELVEHTADAFRASHPDHPLTVAAGPLALKLRLDPQRVRQVLDNLLTNAAMHTPPGTEVSVGVRVRDGSARVRIADAGPGIPAADQERVFDRFYRVDKARSRDRGGSGLGLAVAVSLVRAHGGSIELTSEPGATVFTVSFPLSLTKP; this comes from the coding sequence CTGCTGATCCGGCTGCGCTCCGCGTACCGGCGGATGCGGCTGGGCACCCGCCTCGCGCTGGGGCTCGGGGTGCTGGCCCTGGCGGTGTTCGGCGTCGTCGGCACGGCCCTGACGACCTACATGCGGGACTATCTGTCGGCCCAGCTCAACGAGCAGCTGTCGCTCGCCCAGGTCGCCCAGTCGAAGAGCATCGCGGAGTCCGGCACGCTGGCGGGCAAGAAGTACTGGAACTGGTACTACGCGGTGTACGACATCAAGGACGGCGTCCCCGAGCTGCGCAAGCCCGAGGATCCCACCGATCTACCGAAGGACGTCGCCGAGTTCACCACCGTCGCGAAGGCGCAGACCACCGCGCACACCGAGGTGGTGGCCACCGAGCATCTGCAGGGCGAGGGCGACTACCGGCTGCGGGCCTGCGAGGTCGAGCCCGGGGTGGTCCTGGTGAGCGCGGCTCCCATGGACGACATCGACGCGACGGTACGGCGGCTGATCACGGTCCAGGTCGTGGCCTTCGGGCTGGCCCTGCTGGTGCTGGTGGTGATCGGCCGCAAGTTGCTGCGGCGCGGTCTGAAGCCGCTGAGCGACATGGCGTACACCGCGCACGGCATCGCCTCGCACGACCTCACCGAGACGGCCGCCCGGCTGCCGTTGCGTGCCGACAAGCGGGGCGGCGGTCCGGAGGTCGAGGAGCTGCGGACCGCGTTCAACACCATGCTGGAGCACATCGACGACTCCCTCGCGGTCCGCGCGGAGGCCGAGCAGCGGCTGCGCCGGTTCGTCGCGGACGCCTCGCACGAGCTGCGCACGCCTTTGATGTCCGTACGGGGCTATGCGGACCTCTTCCAGTACGCCGCCGCGAACGCTCCCGAGGAGCGCGACAAGCACCTGGCCCGGCTGCGCGCCGAGGCCGCCCGCATGGGGTTCCTCCTGGACGACCTGCTGCTGCTCGCCCGCCTGGACGCGGCGGAGGTCGAGACGCCGCTGCGGCCCGTCGAGGTGGACCTGGTGGAGCTGGTGGAGCACACGGCCGACGCGTTCCGCGCGAGCCACCCGGACCATCCGCTGACGGTGGCGGCGGGCCCCCTGGCCCTGAAGCTGCGGCTCGACCCGCAGCGCGTCCGCCAGGTCCTGGACAACCTCCTCACCAACGCGGCCATGCACACCCCGCCGGGCACCGAGGTGTCGGTCGGGGTGCGGGTACGGGACGGGAGCGCGCGGGTACGGATCGCCGACGCGGGTCCCGGCATCCCGGCCGCCGACCAGGAGCGGGTCTTCGACCGCTTCTACCGCGTCGACAAGGCCCGCAGCCGGGACCGGGGCGGCAGCGGACTCGGCCTCGCGGTGGCCGTCTCGCTGGTCCGGGCCCACGGCGGCTCGATCGAGCTGACCAGCGAGCCCGGCGCGACGGTGTTCACGGTGTCGTTCCCGCTGAGTCTTACGAAGCCGTGA
- a CDS encoding sensor histidine kinase, protein MRDTLLIALYSFLGAVAAGLLGAFVLLLIRRRSLALHLTVVAAVAVTAMLAGTLAVAQAMFLSGHDLSVVWTVALMAAVVSLVTALLLGRWVAARSRALALAARSFGDGGDFTSPGGATTAELTYLSRELEATSAKLAESRERERALESSRRELVAWISHDLRTPLAGLRAMSEALEDGVAADPARYLRQIRTEVERLNDMVGDLFELSRIHAGALALSPSRISLYDLVSDALAGVDPLAREHGVRLVGDRVAAVPVEVDGKEMSRVLGNLLVNAIRRTPADGTVAIAAEHRPEGVLLSVTDGCGGIPEEDLPRVFDTGWRGTHARTPPAGAGLGLAIVRGIVEAHEGRATVRNVPGGCRFEVLLPATAA, encoded by the coding sequence ATGCGCGACACCCTCCTCATCGCCCTCTACTCCTTCCTCGGTGCCGTCGCGGCCGGCCTCCTCGGCGCCTTCGTGCTGCTGCTGATCCGGCGCCGTTCGCTCGCCCTGCACCTCACGGTGGTCGCCGCTGTCGCCGTCACCGCGATGCTCGCGGGCACCCTCGCGGTCGCCCAGGCCATGTTCCTGTCGGGGCACGACCTGAGCGTCGTCTGGACGGTCGCCCTGATGGCCGCCGTCGTCTCCCTCGTCACCGCCCTGCTGCTGGGCCGCTGGGTCGCCGCCCGCAGCCGGGCCCTCGCGCTCGCCGCCCGCTCCTTCGGTGACGGCGGCGACTTCACCTCGCCCGGCGGCGCCACCACCGCCGAACTCACATATCTGAGCCGCGAGTTGGAGGCAACCAGCGCCAAGCTCGCCGAGTCCCGGGAGCGGGAGCGTGCCCTGGAGTCCTCCCGGCGCGAACTCGTCGCCTGGATCTCCCACGACCTGCGCACCCCCCTCGCCGGTCTGCGCGCGATGTCCGAGGCCCTGGAGGACGGCGTCGCCGCCGACCCCGCCCGCTATCTGCGGCAGATCCGTACCGAGGTCGAGCGGCTCAACGACATGGTCGGCGACCTCTTCGAGCTCTCCCGCATCCACGCGGGGGCACTCGCGCTCAGCCCGAGCCGGATCTCCCTGTACGACCTCGTCTCGGACGCCCTCGCCGGCGTCGACCCGCTGGCGCGCGAGCACGGCGTACGGCTGGTCGGCGACCGGGTGGCGGCCGTGCCGGTCGAGGTGGACGGCAAGGAGATGAGCCGGGTGCTGGGCAATCTGCTCGTCAATGCGATCCGCCGCACACCGGCCGACGGCACCGTCGCGATCGCCGCCGAGCACCGCCCCGAGGGGGTCCTCCTGTCCGTCACGGACGGCTGCGGAGGCATCCCCGAGGAGGACCTGCCCCGCGTCTTCGACACCGGCTGGCGCGGCACGCACGCCCGGACACCGCCCGCCGGAGCGGGACTCGGGCTCGCCATCGTCCGGGGCATCGTCGAGGCGCACGAGGGCCGGGCCACCGTACGCAACGTGCCGGGCGGCTGCCGCTTCGAGGTGCTGCTCCCCGCGACGGCCGCCTGA
- a CDS encoding response regulator transcription factor produces the protein MDRQQYAQTRPRVLVVDDDPTVAEVVSGYLDRAGYLVDRAADGPDALARAAAHRPDLVVLDLMLPGMDGLEVCRRMRGRGPVPVIMLTARGDEDDRILGLEVGADDYVTKPFSPRELVLRVESVLRRTRPSQPSGLLTAAGLSVDPVGRRALKGGIELALTIREFDLLAFFLRHPGRVFGREDLMREVWGWDFGDLSTVTVHVRRLRGKVEDDPARPRLIQTVWGVGYRFDGPQTEA, from the coding sequence ATGGACAGGCAGCAGTACGCACAGACCCGGCCCAGGGTCCTCGTCGTCGACGACGACCCCACCGTCGCCGAAGTGGTCTCCGGGTATCTCGACCGGGCCGGGTACCTCGTGGACCGGGCCGCCGACGGCCCCGACGCGCTGGCCCGGGCCGCCGCGCACCGGCCGGACCTCGTGGTCCTCGACCTGATGCTGCCCGGCATGGACGGCCTGGAGGTGTGCCGCCGGATGCGGGGCCGCGGTCCCGTCCCGGTCATCATGCTCACCGCCCGCGGCGACGAGGACGACCGGATCCTGGGCCTGGAGGTCGGCGCCGACGACTACGTCACCAAGCCCTTCAGCCCGCGCGAGCTGGTCCTGCGCGTGGAGTCCGTGCTGCGCCGCACCCGCCCCTCCCAGCCGTCCGGCCTCCTGACCGCCGCCGGCCTCTCGGTGGACCCGGTCGGCCGCCGCGCCCTCAAGGGCGGTATCGAACTCGCCCTGACCATCCGTGAGTTCGACCTCCTCGCCTTCTTCCTGCGGCATCCCGGCAGGGTGTTCGGCCGGGAGGACCTGATGCGCGAGGTGTGGGGCTGGGACTTCGGCGACCTGTCGACCGTCACCGTCCATGTGCGCCGGCTCAGGGGAAAGGTCGAGGACGATCCGGCCAGGCCCCGGCTGATCCAGACCGTGTGGGGCGTCGGCTACCGCTTCGACGGCCCACAAACGGAGGCCTGA
- a CDS encoding molybdopterin-dependent oxidoreductase, whose translation MARSPFSPSFWRSPLRGPWLTSVLGIVLLGGITLLFVTGLLSYAAYNPDLSPVNDKTPDKGLLGFYLFSWPTDPHWLYRLNQGVHVTLGITLIPVLLAKLWSVVPKLFTLPPARSLTHALERISLLLLVGGALFEFVTGVLNVQLDYVFPGSFYPLHFYGAWVFFAAFLAHAVLKLPLALRNLRRLREEETELVSPDPAEPTVSRRGALWLVGGGSLLLFLTTAGRSFDGVLRRTALLAPHGGGEPASGPGGFQINKTAAYAGIDPVEASAEAWRLVVVGRAGRTVRLSRADLLQLPLHSSALPIACVEGWSTSDQWWRGVRLRDLAALVGYEDDPPDVFVESLQRHGSFRRAALRANQVADPRSLLALSVNGEDLTPDHGHPARIIVPAAPGVLNTKWVARLTFGDL comes from the coding sequence ATGGCACGGTCTCCCTTCTCCCCGTCCTTCTGGCGCAGCCCGCTGCGCGGCCCCTGGCTCACCTCCGTCCTCGGCATCGTGCTCCTCGGCGGGATCACGCTGCTGTTCGTGACGGGGCTGCTGTCGTACGCCGCCTACAACCCGGACCTGTCGCCGGTGAACGACAAGACCCCGGACAAGGGGCTCCTCGGGTTCTACCTCTTCTCCTGGCCGACCGACCCGCACTGGCTGTACCGGCTGAACCAGGGCGTCCACGTCACCCTCGGCATCACGCTGATCCCGGTCCTGCTGGCCAAGCTGTGGTCGGTGGTGCCCAAGCTGTTCACGCTGCCGCCCGCACGCTCCCTCACGCACGCCCTGGAACGGATCTCCCTCCTGCTGCTGGTGGGCGGCGCGCTCTTCGAGTTCGTCACCGGAGTCCTCAACGTCCAGCTGGACTACGTCTTCCCGGGCTCCTTCTACCCGCTGCACTTCTACGGGGCGTGGGTGTTCTTCGCCGCGTTCCTCGCCCACGCCGTGCTGAAGCTGCCGCTCGCCCTGCGGAACCTGCGCCGACTCCGGGAAGAGGAAACCGAGTTGGTGTCGCCGGACCCCGCCGAGCCGACCGTGTCCCGGCGCGGTGCCCTCTGGCTCGTCGGGGGCGGCTCACTGCTGCTGTTCCTCACCACGGCCGGGCGGAGCTTCGACGGCGTGCTCCGCCGAACCGCCCTCCTCGCCCCGCACGGAGGCGGCGAACCGGCCTCCGGACCCGGTGGCTTCCAGATCAACAAGACCGCCGCGTACGCCGGGATCGACCCGGTGGAGGCGAGCGCGGAGGCCTGGCGGCTGGTCGTCGTGGGGCGCGCGGGCCGCACCGTCCGGCTGAGTCGCGCCGACCTCCTCCAACTCCCTTTGCACAGCTCGGCGTTGCCCATCGCCTGCGTGGAGGGCTGGTCCACCTCCGACCAGTGGTGGCGCGGAGTGCGGCTGCGGGACCTCGCGGCGCTCGTCGGCTACGAGGACGATCCGCCGGACGTCTTCGTGGAGTCGCTGCAACGGCACGGCTCCTTCCGGCGGGCCGCCCTGCGTGCCAACCAGGTCGCCGACCCGCGCTCCCTGCTCGCCCTGTCCGTCAACGGCGAGGACCTGACCCCCGATCACGGCCACCCGGCCCGGATCATCGTGCCCGCGGCGCCCGGTGTGCTGAACACCAAGTGGGTGGCCCGGCTGACGTTCGGAGACCTGTGA
- a CDS encoding response regulator transcription factor, with protein MEKVRLLVVDDDPPIADLVATVARYEGWEAVTANSGEEALSRAAEFRPDIVVLDLMLPDIDGFGVLDRLRRSGTMVPVVFLTARDAVADRVAGLTRGGDDYLVKPFAVEELMARLRTVLRRSAGPGFQRSVLQVADLTMDEDTREVRRGDKLLTLTPTEYEVLRYLMRKSPTVLTKAQILDHVWEYGFGGRSNVVELVVSRLRRKLDDTGEPLIQTVRGFGYVIRQAAE; from the coding sequence GTGGAAAAAGTACGACTCCTCGTCGTGGACGACGACCCGCCGATCGCCGATCTCGTGGCGACGGTCGCCCGCTACGAGGGCTGGGAGGCGGTCACCGCGAACTCCGGCGAGGAGGCGCTGAGCCGCGCCGCGGAATTCCGCCCCGACATCGTGGTGCTCGACCTGATGCTGCCCGACATCGACGGCTTCGGCGTCCTGGACCGGCTGCGGCGCTCGGGGACGATGGTGCCCGTCGTGTTCCTCACCGCGCGGGACGCGGTCGCCGACCGGGTGGCAGGGCTGACCCGGGGCGGGGACGACTACCTGGTCAAGCCGTTCGCGGTGGAGGAGCTCATGGCCAGGCTGCGGACGGTGCTGCGGCGCAGCGCCGGGCCCGGCTTCCAGCGCTCGGTGCTCCAGGTCGCCGACCTCACGATGGACGAGGACACCCGCGAGGTGCGCCGCGGCGACAAGCTGCTCACGCTCACCCCCACCGAGTACGAGGTGCTCCGGTACCTGATGCGCAAGTCACCGACCGTGCTGACCAAGGCGCAGATCCTCGACCATGTGTGGGAGTACGGCTTCGGCGGGCGCTCCAACGTCGTCGAACTCGTCGTCAGCCGGTTGCGCCGCAAGCTCGACGACACGGGCGAGCCGCTGATCCAGACCGTGCGGGGCTTCGGGTACGTGATCCGGCAGGCGGCCGAGTGA
- a CDS encoding glycosyltransferase family 2 protein has product MNVVTTPSVNRPTASVDVVLPCLDEAEALPWVLERIPPGWRALVVDNGSTDGSARIAHALGATVVREERRGFGAACHAGLTAATADIVCFCDCDASLDPADLVPFVHEVLAQEADLVLGRRRPQARGAWPPHARAGNLALARLLRRRTGLRLHDLGPLRAARREPLLALGLTDRRSGYPLQMVVRAADEGWRIAEHDVPYHPRTGASKVTGTWRGTWQAVRDMSRVLNEEGVHA; this is encoded by the coding sequence GTGAATGTCGTGACGACCCCTTCCGTAAACCGACCGACGGCGTCCGTGGACGTCGTGCTGCCCTGCCTCGACGAGGCCGAGGCACTGCCGTGGGTGCTGGAACGCATCCCGCCCGGCTGGCGCGCGCTCGTCGTGGACAACGGCTCCACGGACGGCTCGGCCCGTATCGCCCACGCCCTGGGCGCGACCGTCGTCCGCGAGGAGCGGCGCGGTTTCGGCGCCGCCTGCCACGCCGGACTGACCGCGGCCACGGCCGACATCGTGTGCTTCTGCGACTGCGACGCCTCGCTGGACCCGGCGGACCTGGTGCCCTTCGTGCACGAGGTGCTGGCCCAGGAGGCGGACCTGGTGCTCGGCCGGCGCCGCCCGCAGGCCCGCGGCGCCTGGCCGCCGCACGCCCGGGCGGGCAACCTCGCGCTCGCCCGGCTGCTGCGCCGCCGTACCGGGCTGCGGCTGCACGACCTGGGCCCGCTGCGGGCCGCCCGCCGGGAGCCGCTGCTCGCCCTCGGCCTGACGGACCGGCGCAGCGGCTACCCCCTCCAGATGGTGGTGCGGGCGGCCGACGAGGGCTGGCGGATCGCCGAGCACGACGTCCCGTACCACCCGCGCACCGGCGCCTCCAAGGTGACGGGCACCTGGCGCGGCACCTGGCAGGCGGTGCGGGACATGAGCCGCGTCCTGAACGAAGAAGGGGTCCACGCGTGA
- a CDS encoding class I SAM-dependent methyltransferase, translating to MSGVRETAVRVGRQSGAATPDGLSGSGTDTAHRQPAGRADERRRDARPTGTDATDADDPWARLLDPAPPADPHTPYDDGTWSSDPYAHALRTGRGPLFLRRSDGRLLLLELERWCAEADAADLEVLRRCEGAVLDVGCGPGRLVAALGARGRTVLGIDVSEAAVSRTVALGGQALRRSVFEPLPGEGRWSTALLIDGNVGIGGDPRALLDRTAELLAPGGLLIAETVTGPDLDERVQVHVTDARGAAGSPFPWARLGTAALLRHAARAHWAPVDQWTAGGRSFVSLRRRGTLAPPRRTTNTSAEPPNSTAVTSSQRARKPSGDRPVAEA from the coding sequence GTGAGCGGGGTTCGGGAGACGGCTGTCCGGGTCGGCCGGCAGAGCGGTGCGGCCACGCCGGACGGACTGTCCGGCTCCGGAACCGACACGGCACACCGGCAGCCGGCCGGCAGGGCCGACGAGCGGCGACGGGATGCCCGGCCCACGGGCACGGACGCAACGGACGCGGATGACCCGTGGGCCCGGCTCCTCGATCCCGCTCCCCCCGCCGATCCCCACACCCCGTACGACGACGGCACCTGGTCCTCCGACCCCTACGCCCACGCCCTGCGCACCGGCCGGGGCCCGCTGTTCCTGCGCCGCTCCGACGGCCGGCTGCTCCTGCTCGAACTGGAACGCTGGTGCGCGGAGGCGGACGCGGCGGATCTGGAGGTGCTGCGGCGCTGTGAGGGTGCCGTGCTGGACGTGGGCTGCGGGCCTGGCCGGCTGGTCGCGGCGCTCGGCGCACGGGGCCGGACGGTGCTGGGCATCGACGTGAGCGAAGCGGCTGTCTCCCGTACCGTCGCGCTCGGCGGGCAGGCCCTGAGGCGGTCCGTCTTCGAGCCGCTGCCCGGCGAGGGCCGCTGGAGCACCGCGCTCCTCATCGACGGCAACGTCGGCATCGGCGGCGACCCACGAGCCCTGCTCGACCGGACGGCCGAACTCCTCGCCCCGGGCGGCCTGTTGATCGCCGAGACGGTCACAGGACCGGATCTCGACGAGCGGGTCCAGGTGCATGTCACCGACGCCCGGGGAGCCGCCGGCAGCCCGTTCCCGTGGGCCCGGCTGGGCACCGCGGCACTGCTGCGGCACGCGGCCCGCGCCCACTGGGCGCCCGTGGATCAGTGGACGGCGGGCGGCCGTTCCTTCGTCTCCCTGCGCCGCCGCGGGACCCTCGCCCCTCCCCGCCGTACGACGAACACGAGCGCCGAACCGCCGAACAGCACGGCCGTCACCAGTAGCCAGCGGGCCAGGAAGCCGTCCGGGGACAGACCGGTCGCCGAGGCGTAG
- a CDS encoding C40 family peptidase: MKTISTRRRTSGAILGASALALTAFFSAPAHAAQDATCGVLASGASATAQAAVDAACSQVGVWYSWGGGHAATPGASYGYYDGSDPDSLHDGERKGFDCSGLMRYAYYRATGQDLLNGTANDQFNTSQAAARFSAGQGTAPLLPGDLMFWGSGHIHHVAMYLGGGQMVEAYESGTHIRVTSVRTGGDYAGAVRINGSGTPVPPPANGGTVFETWGTGVRTHRSPSVGSTTVDTFAGPTQVSVQCQEHAETVTAEGYTNDAWSKLANGSWVTNIYIKGPAWLPGIPDCGGSSTPPPSGGSKAFQTWGTGVRTHSEPNVNAGVVDYFAQPTTVNVVCQAHAQQVTAEGYTNDAWAKLTDGSWMTVIYIKGPDWLPGVATC; this comes from the coding sequence TTGAAGACCATCAGCACCCGCCGTCGGACCAGCGGCGCGATCCTGGGCGCCTCGGCCCTCGCCCTCACCGCGTTCTTCTCCGCCCCGGCGCACGCCGCCCAGGACGCCACCTGCGGTGTCCTCGCGTCCGGCGCCTCGGCCACCGCACAGGCCGCCGTCGACGCGGCCTGTTCGCAGGTCGGCGTCTGGTACAGCTGGGGCGGCGGCCACGCCGCGACGCCCGGGGCCAGCTACGGCTACTACGACGGCTCCGACCCGGACAGCCTCCACGACGGTGAGCGCAAGGGCTTCGACTGCTCGGGCCTGATGCGGTACGCCTACTACCGGGCGACCGGCCAGGACCTCCTCAACGGCACGGCCAACGACCAGTTCAACACCTCGCAGGCCGCCGCCCGGTTCTCCGCCGGGCAGGGCACCGCCCCGCTGCTGCCGGGCGACCTGATGTTCTGGGGCAGCGGGCACATCCACCACGTCGCCATGTACCTGGGCGGCGGCCAGATGGTCGAGGCGTACGAGTCGGGCACCCACATCAGGGTCACGTCCGTGCGCACCGGCGGCGACTACGCGGGCGCGGTCCGCATCAACGGTTCCGGCACCCCCGTCCCGCCGCCCGCGAACGGCGGCACGGTCTTCGAGACCTGGGGCACCGGTGTGCGCACCCACAGGTCGCCGAGCGTGGGCTCCACCACCGTCGACACCTTCGCCGGACCGACCCAGGTGTCCGTCCAGTGCCAGGAGCACGCGGAGACCGTGACCGCGGAGGGCTACACCAACGACGCCTGGTCCAAGCTCGCCAACGGCTCGTGGGTGACCAACATCTACATCAAGGGCCCGGCCTGGCTGCCCGGCATCCCCGACTGCGGCGGCAGCAGCACCCCGCCGCCGTCCGGTGGCAGCAAGGCGTTCCAGACCTGGGGCACCGGCGTGCGCACCCACAGCGAGCCGAACGTCAACGCGGGCGTGGTCGACTACTTCGCGCAGCCGACCACGGTCAACGTGGTCTGCCAGGCCCACGCCCAGCAGGTCACGGCCGAGGGGTACACCAACGACGCCTGGGCGAAGCTGACCGACGGCTCGTGGATGACCGTCATCTACATCAAGGGCCCGGACTGGCTGCCCGGCGTGGCCACCTGCTGA
- a CDS encoding TIGR04282 family arsenosugar biosynthesis glycosyltransferase → MTTLLVIAKEPRPGRVKTRLTPPFTPKEAAALAEASLADTLDVVARTPARRRVLVLEGAPGPWLPPGFEVVRQCRGGLDERLAAAFAGCDGPALLIGMDTPQVTEALLTVDFADCDAYFGPAEDGGFWALGLAAPDPSLLRGVPMSVPHTGAAQRARLTGLRVRELPLLRDVDTAYDAELVAKEAPDGRFAAELARMAGASR, encoded by the coding sequence GTGACCACACTGCTCGTCATCGCCAAGGAGCCGAGGCCGGGCCGGGTCAAGACCCGGCTGACACCGCCCTTCACCCCGAAGGAGGCGGCGGCGCTGGCCGAGGCGTCCCTCGCGGACACCCTCGACGTGGTGGCCCGCACTCCCGCCCGCCGCCGGGTGCTGGTCCTGGAGGGCGCGCCCGGCCCCTGGCTGCCGCCCGGTTTCGAGGTGGTACGGCAGTGCCGGGGCGGTCTCGACGAACGACTGGCCGCGGCCTTCGCGGGCTGCGACGGCCCGGCCCTGCTGATCGGCATGGACACCCCCCAGGTCACCGAGGCACTGCTCACGGTGGACTTCGCCGACTGCGACGCGTACTTCGGCCCTGCCGAGGACGGCGGCTTCTGGGCGCTGGGTCTTGCGGCACCGGATCCGAGCCTGCTGCGCGGGGTGCCGATGTCGGTACCCCACACCGGCGCGGCCCAGCGGGCCCGGCTGACCGGGCTGCGGGTGCGGGAGCTGCCGCTCCTGCGGGACGTGGACACGGCCTACGACGCGGAGCTGGTCGCGAAGGAGGCCCCGGACGGGCGGTTCGCGGCGGAGCTGGCGCGGATGGCCGGGGCGAGCCGGTGA
- a CDS encoding NAD-dependent epimerase/dehydratase family protein, which produces MRVLVTGSAGFIGSRIVEALTAHGHEIVGYDVRTDPACDVRDPDAVRRALAGVDAVCHQAAMVGLGVDFADAPLYVSHNDVGTAVLLAAMAQAGVRRLVLAGSMVVYGEGRYTCARHGTVRPGPRAVADLDAGRFEPRCPQCGADLSPGLVGEDAPVDPRNVYATTKLAQEHLAAAWARATGGAAVALRYHNVYGPGMPRDTPYAGVASFFRSALARGEAPRVFEDGGQRRDFVHVRDVAAANVAALEASSPAGALTSYNTGSGEPHTVGEMARALADAYGGPAPVVTGEYRLGDVRHITADSARLRAELGWKAEVGFAEGMREFAGAGMRGA; this is translated from the coding sequence ATGCGTGTACTGGTCACCGGCAGCGCCGGCTTCATCGGGTCCCGGATCGTCGAGGCGCTCACGGCGCACGGCCACGAGATCGTCGGGTACGACGTCCGGACCGACCCGGCGTGCGACGTGCGGGACCCCGACGCCGTCCGGCGCGCCCTGGCGGGCGTGGACGCGGTGTGCCACCAGGCGGCGATGGTCGGCCTGGGCGTGGACTTCGCCGACGCCCCGCTCTACGTCTCCCACAACGACGTCGGCACGGCGGTCCTGCTCGCGGCGATGGCGCAGGCGGGGGTACGGCGGCTCGTGCTCGCCGGGTCGATGGTGGTGTACGGCGAGGGCCGCTACACCTGCGCCCGGCACGGGACCGTACGGCCGGGTCCGCGAGCCGTCGCCGACCTGGACGCGGGGCGCTTCGAGCCGCGGTGCCCGCAGTGCGGCGCGGACCTCTCGCCCGGTCTGGTCGGCGAGGACGCCCCGGTCGATCCGCGGAACGTGTACGCCACGACCAAGCTCGCCCAGGAGCACCTGGCGGCGGCCTGGGCGCGGGCCACGGGCGGTGCGGCGGTGGCGCTGCGCTACCACAACGTGTACGGCCCCGGCATGCCCCGCGACACCCCGTACGCCGGTGTCGCCTCCTTCTTCCGCTCGGCGCTCGCCCGCGGCGAGGCACCCCGTGTCTTCGAGGACGGCGGTCAGCGCCGGGACTTCGTGCACGTACGGGACGTGGCCGCGGCCAACGTGGCGGCGCTGGAGGCGAGTTCACCCGCCGGCGCGCTCACCTCGTACAACACCGGCAGCGGCGAGCCGCACACGGTCGGCGAGATGGCACGGGCGCTGGCGGACGCGTACGGCGGCCCCGCCCCGGTGGTGACCGGGGAGTACCGGCTCGGGGACGTACGGCACATCACGGCGGACTCGGCGCGGCTGCGGGCGGAGCTGGGGTGGAAGGCGGAGGTCGGATTCGCCGAGGGAATGCGGGAGTTCGCGGGCGCGGGGATGAGGGGCGCGTAG